In the genome of Populus trichocarpa isolate Nisqually-1 chromosome 10, P.trichocarpa_v4.1, whole genome shotgun sequence, the window AATTCATCCTTGTTTCCCAGAGGCACAAAGGCCCAGTATCATTCGAAGAATTAGTGCAATCAGAAAgcagaaacaacaagaaacacaTAAAGACCACGTGTGACAAGGGAAAATTGGTAAATAAGAGTTGGACATCCTGCTGATTAGGAACACTGTGCTGATGAAATAGAAACCGCATTTGGAAAAGCCAGCAGAAGCTTGCCAGCATTCCAAGCCCCCAATACCTCAGAACCAGCACAAATCAATATCCTATCTCAAACGTCCAGAACTGCTAATATAAGTCATATCAGAACCTAGAAGCCTGCAGCTCTATCCACCAATTACAACTTGAAGAAAACAGCAAGTTCTTTTGAATCATAATCTCGGTTACAAAAATTTGCACGATCTCAGtttcaaaacaatttcaatttttagcaGCATCTGCTATGTTTCTACAACAATTCTATTGCAGTGTCGTGGTCTATATGTTCAGACATAGCTTCTTTATGAACTCCTTGTCTTGCTAGAGTACAATCAACATCAAATATAAGGTCGTTGATAAATGATCCCGTCACATTGCAACtctttcatcaaattcaatGAAACCATTCAAAACCCTGTCTAGTTTATTAGGGATGGAAACATGACAGTTTGATCAACTTTATGCAGAGCAGTAGAAAACATCTATGCATGCTAACAGCCTCTAAGTTTTCTGGCAGGTTAGTGCTCCGTTATAGCCAATTATAAAGTCTTTAGGCTTACGAACCTCACTAAGATCCCAAATTATCCAGCATAAACACACAACTATATGCTAAGAGCTACTCTAAAAGACCAATTTAATACACATCTTATGGAACATGGTGTCCCCCTACACTAAGCTGAAAGAAAAATCCACTCACTTCAACTGCTTGCACTGCAAACAGTAGCCTCTCGTTAAAACACTATTAGCTCCTCTTAGCAGGAATAACTCGCCATAAAAATTACCATAGTTTTCAGAAGAAGAACATGTACATTTAGAGGCATGCACACAAAGCTCCACCATATTAATAGGAATTGAAACATATGATATGCATATCTCAATCATAACAAAagatggggaaaaaaaagagggagagaaatTAAAACTGGCTACCTTCTCTAGCCCACAGTCCCTAcaccctgttttttcttctgctCTATCATATACTCCCGAACTCGCTCCGCCTTCCTTCTCATCCCTTCAACCATCTCCTCCGTGACCTCTAATATCTGCTTTGGCAAATCCACCTCCATAGAATTAAACCACTCCTCCAGTGTCATCTTCTCCAAATCCGGTAATTCCTTCCCCTTCTCCAAATTCTCATTGGCACTAACTTGTGCCTCACTAACATCACCGTCCTTAGCATCATTCCCCTTGGCTGTGTCATTACACTTTTCTCCAAAACTCGTTTCCTTTTCCGTGATCTCCTTGTGGACATCTTCCACGGTCTCAACTTTCTTCTCATTAGCAACCTCTTTCACCTCTTCTTGTGCATTCATCGCTAAATCAACATTCTCCTTAACATCCACAACATCACATTGAACATTCTCCGCTGGCACTACCTGTAAATTCTTTTTCCTCCCCCTACCTCCACGCACTTTTTTACCCAATTCACCACAATCGACTCCCAAATTCTCCAAAACAACACAATCCTCGTTCTTTCTACTTCTAGTACTCCTCAAATTCACTCTCTTTGCCTCAGCAGGAACCACACTATCCAATTCCTTCTCCAAAGCCTTAGCCCTCCTTGGTCTCCCTC includes:
- the LOC7498028 gene encoding FHA domain-containing protein At4g14490, which encodes MEPPILKLTMVRGPREGETLEFRPGSTVRIGRVVRGNNVPIKDAGISSKHLAIVSEPGKWSLQDLDSSNGTTLNTTTLSPYKSFDLRDGDTIKLGELTSILVQFNVHEETSQLRRNPGRRAKESSKVGSVAANRSRRGNEEERENAENLEEENVEKLEVKSEVIVPESRGRGRPRRAKALEKELDSVVPAEAKRVNLRSTRSRKNEDCVVLENLGVDCGELGKKVRGGRGRKKNLQVVPAENVQCDVVDVKENVDLAMNAQEEVKEVANEKKVETVEDVHKEITEKETSFGEKCNDTAKGNDAKDGDVSEAQVSANENLEKGKELPDLEKMTLEEWFNSMEVDLPKQILEVTEEMVEGMRRKAERVREYMIEQKKKQGVGTVG